From the Paenibacillus sp. R14(2021) genome, the window CTTCATAAGCTGAAGCTTCTCTATTGCGGCGAGCTGACGACGCTTGTCGCGGAGCCTGCCGCCGTTTCCTAAATGCGGGACAGAAGCGGACCGGATATGCTATGCTAATGGCTTGTAGACCAAGGCTTAGCCTGGTATAACCGTTTGATAGCAGAGGGGAATTGCGACAGATGGATTTTATCGTGGAATACTTATCTTTTTTTGTCATACAGGGGGAAGGCGGCGACAGCGCCGCGGCGAAGACGTTTACCCATTACCAAACCTTGGATCGCTATGATTATGCGGACAGCGAGCTGAAATCGTTCCTGGACGGCGAATTTACGCGGATCGTGAAGCGAAAAGCTGAGCGCCACCCGAGCACGGATGCAGCGCCGACGAAGATCGGCCGCTTTATCGTGGAGCCGGGCTACGAGCTCGACAGCAATCCGAACTACAATACGTTCCAACGGCTGCGCACGGCGGAATCGGCAGCGGAGTTTCACGGCTTCGCCGACGAGCTTGTCCGACTGTACATGGAGGCGGCATCCGTTCGCGGCGGCGCCTTCATCGTTGTGCACGCTACGCCTAACCGGCATACGGATCAGCCGATTCTGTTCGTGCTGAAATGCGATTTCGAACCGAAAATCGCGCGGATCACCGATGCGGACAACTTGATCTCCCATGTGGAAATGGCCATAAGCGCACGCAACATGAAGTCCATTCAATATCCGCATATGCCGGAAGAAGGCATGCTGGAGTACTGGGAGCTGAAGATCCACCAAGCCTCGCATGCCCGGTATTTCGAGGATTTCCTGCGTTTTATCAGCTACGAGAAGGCCATGCCGGAGCTCATGAACGAGCAGGTGCTGACGATGGTGCATGACTACATGGAGGACA encodes:
- a CDS encoding DUF3900 domain-containing protein, coding for MDFIVEYLSFFVIQGEGGDSAAAKTFTHYQTLDRYDYADSELKSFLDGEFTRIVKRKAERHPSTDAAPTKIGRFIVEPGYELDSNPNYNTFQRLRTAESAAEFHGFADELVRLYMEAASVRGGAFIVVHATPNRHTDQPILFVLKCDFEPKIARITDADNLISHVEMAISARNMKSIQYPHMPEEGMLEYWELKIHQASHARYFEDFLRFISYEKAMPELMNEQVLTMVHDYMEDKWQGHEGEERQQEAQQFEVWAASEKRELQESWPQERVIAAAEVLVEQQPNLSVAFKLGDISVKGPLSEFGQTIHFATYNGRYIALVEGDFFQFDRSMSPVELLQPPDLLEVLEVVGRKKEKETPKDDLPY